Within the Drosophila miranda strain MSH22 chromosome Y unlocalized genomic scaffold, D.miranda_PacBio2.1 Contig_Y2_pilon, whole genome shotgun sequence genome, the region GTTTTCAGCTAAGCCATCCCAACCGGCTCAGGCCACCATGCCCATGCCCGTGTCCCTACCTTTTAGCCTCTCGGCTTCTCAGGCCGCCCATCCGCCCCTTTTCTTGTCCCACCCATCATCTCAGCCAAAATCTTGCGGTAAGCTCGTGTAAAAAGCTTAAGGAAAACTTTGTAAAATTTTTATCATAATGCAGCTGACAAAAACCCTCCAACACTGTAAATACTTACCAAAGTGAGTGGGCCGCACGGAGGCGGATAAAAGAATTTTGTTTCAAATCTGTGGATAAGTTCCCTAATGAAATAAGCCCGAGCAAAAGTTGCTCAAAATTTACATGCATATCCCAGCAGACAATCGAAAGTTTCGCTTTTCTAACCCCGTGGAGGGAGTAGAGTTGAGCTTGCCCGAATCTATATGAATATTGATTGCTGCCGTCAGTGATCCTGGAGCTTTGTGTATTCAGGGCAGATTGTATTTCTCTGTGTGGCTCTGGCAAGCCATCCTCTGCCATTCATCGAAAACAAACCTAACATCTGCCCCATTTCGATTGCGAAGTATCGGTTTTCATACCAGTTGACAACAAATATTGCGGCCAAATTCCAGGCGACATGAAAGAGAAACTATATTCAAACTAAAAATAAACTCATCCTGCCCCAtatcactcacacacacacgcccacaccccacccaaacagcagactcgatgggaccactcacccaaaggccgatggacccacaccctcatcccaagcatagcatgctgggttgaaaggaagcacggccaggtggatttctaccttacccaggcactgagcggacatggctgcttccgcggctacctcaagcgcttcggccacgagacagaggactggtgccccgaatgtggcacaggcatagaggaggacgctcgccacgtcctcttcgactgccacaggtttgacctcgagcgtcagacattggagacagcagcagggtctagggtcagcaccgagactctggtgccgctgatgctggcagacccgaaggtgtgggaagcggccgcggagttcgcctctagcgtgatgcgaacgcttaggtccttggagagaaggcggaaggagcagacggagtaggtgtccacgccactgcgaagcaatgctttgcggcagtaccgcagtccgcggggcccctagtcccaacatactcttgtccgttaaatttAGTTAAATATAAAACCCCACCCAAACAGCCATAGAAGCATAACAACTTGTTTGACAGTCGAAGCGTAAGTGGTGACCCCGATGCTTTGTGCTCTGGGATAATTGGCCACCATGCCCCATTAAGTCCCAGAGACCATCAACCATGGACCATAAATTCGCAATCTAAATCTGTATCTGCTGCTCCTGTTGCAATCGAGAATCTAAATTGTTAATCTAAAAAACATGAATTAAAATTTTCAGTTCCATAAAACCCTCAGTCATGCTGCGTAATTACCATTTACGATGATTTGAAATATTTGGTCCACAACGCCCAATTTTCCCCCACCCCACGGGCTGTTAAGCCAAGGAGGAACTACCTGAAAAATTGATGAAGGCTGGAAAAAGTGTTGGTGTGGGGTACGCGGGTGAGCCTTACTGCTGGAAAGGGGCAAAAGTTCTTAAAAATTAATGACAGCTCAAGCACCTCCAAATCTGCGCCAATGGTTGTTTTTGCGTTTacgtttgcttttgcttttgctttggtTGCTTCTTTTTCACCCTCTCCTGCACCCCCACCATCCAACCGTCACTGGGTTTGACGGATTTGTCCGCAGTTTCAGATTAATGCTGCGATTATTGTTTACCGTTGGAATTACGCACTGTGGGACTGATAGGTGTTGTCGGCCCACATTCAGGTTTGGCATTCGCCTgaggtacatacatatgtacatacacctCTTCCAAGGATCCAGCTGTTTCACAATGGGAACGAACGTTGCATAGAAATTCTCTGCCATTCAACAatgttgaaatttgaagtgtaaccataatatgatctgtctggcagcgctaattaacataatgtacatgaacagcgagagcctctgttatctctcgtctctcctattcgtatgtaagtacatatgtacacatgtcatctcttcagttctgaataaaccacttatgTATGAGCACAGACGCGTCGTTCCCAGATCACCGAAAGATCGGGCGTGTATTAAAGACAATTAAAAAACCGTGGTAGAACTGGaagttaatattttgtttgatGCAATTCCAAATAAATCGTGCACCAGTTAGAAAGTGGCGTGtagcaattaaaacaaaatgagtgtgtctctgcaaattgaaaaattgGGGGAAGACAATGTGTGTGGTCTATGTCCATGCGTAGTGTATTGATCACAACGGATTTGTGGACATATGTAAATGGTAAAACCGAAAGGCCACAGGAGGAAGCAGCAGGAACACAGGAACACTTGGCACACTGGGACAAGGctgatcaaaaggcgttgacatgtattatattaaatgtaaaagcaACGCAGTTGATGCACATAAAGTCGTGCACAACGTCGAATCAGGCGTGGCAAAAATTACGCGATGTACATGTGTCAGTGGGACCAGTGCGAAAGGTACAGTTATaccaaaaacttttgcggcaaaatatgcaaaacggTGATAACGTGGTACAATATGTAAATTCTTTCGTGGAAATTACTGAAAAGTTAGCCGAGCTAAATATCGACATTCAAGACGAGCTAAAAGTAATAATGTTGTTGTCGAGCTTGCCCAGCGGTTGGGAAAATTTCGTCGTGGCGATAGAAAcacgcgacagtctgccgtCGTTCGAAACGGTAAAAGTAAAAATACTTGAAGAAGGAGCACGTAAAGACGAAAGAGACGATCGTGAGCTTGCTGTACAGGCAgtgtacgcacacacacagactcaAAGAAACGGTGCGCGTTCGAAGAATTACGGCGCCAGTCGAAAAGACAGCAAACGAGACGGCCAGAAATCCAACGAGCATCGCGAGTTTCGAGGAAAATGTAcaaatgtaaacaaagcgGGCACCGCGCATCCGagtgcaaaagcaacaaagatAATACGAAAGAGTGCGTAAGGGATGAAAAATCAAACTGTTTAATGCACAGCTGCGTTGTTAAGCAGCGAAAAAATTCTTGGTGTATCGACAGTGGGGCAACAtcgcatatgtatgtatgtgttgtaataaaaatttgtttgaaacCTTTAATAAGAAAAACacaaccattatgttggctgcagAAAAGTATATTGAGTCCCTAGGTATTGTAACTgtaaaaattaaatcaaatgaaacaaatataGAATTGCGAAACGTGTTGTATGTGCCGGATTCaaaaatgaattttttgtCGGTGAGCAAAGCAGCCGAGTTCGGGAATGTCACTACATTCGGAAATTCAGAAGCTTTAGTGCGAAATAAACATGGACATATAATGTTGCGAGCggtacaagaaaacaatttatacgTGTATGGAGTGGAAAAAACCACTGATGCAGTGCATTTGATATCCGATATATCTCTtgcaaaaaaatggcatagccGCTACGggcatttaaattttcaaaatttaaagAATCTTTGTGAGAAAGAACGTGTATTCgggatgaaaattaaaaacgtatCCGTAAACACAAATTGCGACACATGCAATAAGGCTAAAATATGTGCATTGCCGTTCCCACAAAAGGCAGAACGTGTTACGAAAAGTGTTCTCGAATTGATCCATACCGACGTATGCGGACCTATGAATGTTAAATCTCTGGCTGGAAACCGTTATTTTGTTACATTTATAGACGATTACTCGCGAAAAATTCACGTATATTTTATGCGCGCcaaaaatgaagtttttgagaaatttaaaatgtataaaagttatgttgagtgccaaaccgaaaaaacaatcaaagccTTGCGAAGCGATAACGGTACTGAGTACATAAACAATgaatttacaaattttttaaatgcgtgcggaataaaaagagaactaaCGGTGCCTTACACACctcagcaaaacggcgttgctgagcgCGCAAATCGTACAATCGTTGAAATGGCTAGGAGTATGTTAATTCatgcaaatttaaaagaatttttgtggGCTGAGAAATAGATGTCCGACCAGAGCGTTAAATGGATGCACCCCCTTCGAGGCTTGGAACAAGCGCAAGCCGTCGGTAAACCATCTGAAAATATTTGGTTCACGCGCATTTGCActggaaaaaaccaaaaaaggcaAATTCGTTGCAAAAGGAAAGGAGTACATTTTTGTTGGCTACTCTTTTGCAGCAAAAGCATATCGTTTATATGACCAAGAAAAGCGAATGATAGTGGAACGCCGAGACGTCAAAATTGTGGAGGGTGAGTTCGTCAAGGAAGTAAATGATATTTACGAAAATGGAGATCAGACTGAGGATCTTGCAAAAATCATCATACGCTTTGAGTCAAACGAAGAACCTCTGCAGGTACAAACTGTTGTTGAGCCCGAAGACGAAACGATTAGCAACATTGACAAcagcgatgatgatgaggaggagTACTTCGTAAGTGCAAGCGATCCAGAACAGAGCCGCAGCTCAGATGAAGAAGACATCCCACAAATACGTGGCCCAAGAAGGCCAAAAATCATTCGTACTGGTCAACCTGGCAGACCAAAGAAGCAGTACAATGTCCTCAACAATCTTAGCTGCTCCGATGACATTGAGACTCCACGGACCGTTGCAGAGGCGTTGCACTCGTGTCAAATAATACATGGACTCCTGTCAATCTTCCGCCCGGAAAAAAGGCTATAGGTTCAAAATAGGTTTTCAGAATCAAACGCAACCAAAACGGTGACATTGAAAGGTTTAAGTCGAGACTTGTGGCACAAGGATGTGGCCAGCAGTTTGGCGTAAACTACTGGGAGACATATTCTCCAGTGATACGTTATGAGACaatccgaatgttatttgcgaTTGCTGCAGAAAAGCAGTTACACATGCATCAGGTGGATATCTCTAACGCGTATCTCAACGGTAAACTCCAAGAAGTCGTCTATATGAAGCAACCCGTAGGCTTTATAGATAAGCAGAACCCCCACAAGGTACTCAAACTTCAAAAGGCTATCTATGGGCTGACGCAGTCTGGACGTGTCTGGAATGACACATTGAACGAGGTGCTGGTTAACATGGGCTTTAAAAAAAGTCAACACGAGCCATGTCTATACGTCAAACAGCATCAACAAGGCGTCAGTTATATAGCAGTTTACGTCGACGACCTGATAATCATCTGTCCAAAAGAGATGGACGTCAGCGCGATCAAGCAAAATATCGCATCCCTATTTGAGATGAAAGAATGAGGTCAGCTCAACTTTTTCCTAGGCATGGAAATTCATCGAGAAGGCAAACAAGGCGCCCTCAAGTTATGCCAGAAGAGGTATATTGAAagcgttttgaatactttcgGTATGCAGGATTGCCGTCCAGTCGCAACACCACTTGACCCAGGTTTTCACGTTGGTTGTAAAGATGAAGAATGTGTAAAGGTAAATAAGACATATTATCAATCACTAATTGGTTCGCTCATGTACTTAGCAGTTTTGAGCCGGCCCGACATTCTTCATGCTGTGAGCAAACTATCACAGCGAAACCAAGACCCTCATGTGGAGCACGAAACTTCAGCTAAGCATGTGTTGCGCTATTTACGAGGCACAATGAATATGAGCATCATCTACCAAAAGTCTGGAGAGCCAGTAAAAGGGTTCGCCGATGCTGATTGGGCAAATGACAAGCTGGACCGAAAATCATATTCCGGATACGTTTTCTTCCTAGCTGGTAGTGCGTTTTCGTGGACatcagccaagcagagcgtcgtCGCCATGAGCAGCACCGAAGCAGAGTATGTGGCGCTATCAACAGCCGCTAGAGAAGCAGTATATCTACAAGGtctgttgcaagagattggataCTCAAATTAAGGGCCAATGACTATCTATGGTGACAACCTCAGTGCGCATCATATTGCGAAAAATCCTATTCACCATAAACGCACAAAGCATATAGATTTAAAATATCATTTTGTTAGAGACAAAGTAGAAAGTAAAGAGATAAAACTTGAATATGTATCCACACAGAAAAACGTTGCCGATGTATTAACCAAAAGTTTATGTAAGCAAAAGCATTATAGATTTGTAAACATAGATTTGtacacatgtcatctcttcagttctgaataaaccacttatgagcacagacgcgtcgttctctatttaatacatgacaAAAGGCGCAATTAACAATAAACAATTATTTAAACAATAATTTTATCCCTAAATACGCATCCCGAAAGCCTTCTAGCACCTAGGAGAAAcctaaaaacaaaacaattaaatttcaagaatattaaatttaaaaaaaaaaatgtatactCCGACCCACTGTGCAATGTTAGTCGTGACCGCCTTGTCTTTCTTATGCAAAATTTAACCCACTGTAGAGTAGAGTAGGTCGGTCCGCTCACTGGGTGCGGCGCGGTCGGTAGCTTGGTTGGTTTGCTTTATTCATTCCAGACCTTCCACTCCCGTCTGTCGCGACGTCTTCGCATCCTTGCACTCGCTCATCTCGCATAGTGCCCTCTCTGTTTCGGTGTACCTCAGCCTTCGTACCACTCGGGCGATGCCTTTGTATTTATATACAGCTTCGCACGCACGATTTAAGGATAACGAGGATGGAATGCAGGAAGCGAGGCAAATATTTACACAGTTGGATGATTTAGATAAAGAAGACATGAACATGAAGAGGTCGACGACCGAGGCGGGTGAAagcgacagcaacagcaaaagcaacagcgACGGATTAAAGCACGGCAATGAAGAGGGGGCAAATAATCCCGGGGACATTTTGAAAACTGGGGACAGGCATTATAAAGGGATAAAGATATTTTAGTACGATGATGGGGGCTCGGGCGATGGCCGTGATTGGGTAGCATCACTTCATGAGACAACAAATAGTAATCCAAATTAATGGCATTATCTAGTGGGGTGTTCTTCCCGATTGTCTGTTTCATATTGTAGCTGTAGCGTAACGCCGTATAATATGTTGTACGAGTAATGCATGCAATAATCTATTTATGGCAAGCAGCGTTTGATTTAAAGCCCTGTAAGGCACATGTTCTCCCTGTCTTTTGGTATGCAGAGCCACGCTCACCTGGATAATTTATTCAGGCGAATATTGCAGTCACAGTCGACGGCAACAACATCAGAAATACAAacgaaaacgagggggaacgttgtgagttgctgcggacaccgcaactctacggttatacccgatactaagtcagtatggctctcctccggcagacgccgctaatattaaatgacacgacaaggagtgcgtgcgagagagacagaaaatcagtctgagcgtgacgtcgggggctgcgtagccagtgcaaattgatttgttccttttggctataaaaatgatctgatctgatccagattcagcaatctgatagatatggtcattatctatgattctgcgtttttagttttctcgaatgtgcaatattgtggatgcaacagattttcgtcctttgtgtgggcggaaaggggtggggcgaaattttgagatacacgttttatagtaagatctaacaggagtgcggataccaaatttggtttttctagccttaatagtctctgagatttttgaatatccccagattttcgtcctttgcgggggcggaagggggtgtggcgaaattttgagtgtggataccaaatttggttgctctagcttttgtagtctctgagatctaggcgctaatgtttaactctaagcaaagccgcctatgctacgtgtgtgttagagagagacagggcgagaaaaaatgaaattgttttcttgatgctggctataataataatacgatccaattcaggttccgcagtcttaaagatatggtcattctctacaattctacgtttttggttttttcatatctttaaaattgtggatgccacagattttcgtcctttgtgggggcggaagtgggcggggcgaagttttgaaatgtacttgtagcagtgacatatcacagaagtccggatataaaacgtcgttgctctagctcttatagtctttgagcactaggcgctgatagggatggacagacggacggatggacagacggaatgacggacagacagacagggctcaatcgactcggctattgatgctgatcaagaatatatatactttatggggtcggaaacgattccttctggacgttacacacatccactcttaccacaaatctaatataccccaatactcattttgagtatcgggtataaaaactcgAATGGAAATGCAAATAGCTTCAGCAGAAGCCCCACCGATACAGATGCACACATACTAACTACAGatatagatatacatatgtacatatttatgtttCGAACGGACCAGCATGTGCGAACGGAAACTCTATATTCTGCATTCTCCTGCACTCCTCCGCTCTCATCCAGCCGAGATGAGGTGCTGGAATGAGCAGCGCAGTCTGTGAAATGGGCCTACTTGAATTTTGAATCTGCATTTTCCCAGCTACGTGTCAAATCCATCTAAAAGCTGAAGGGCTCACCCAGCATCCAGCTCACACACACCCGCCCTCAGATCTGCATGTAAATGAATGTATAACATATTTCAGCAGAGTCGCACAACATTTAAATTATTTTGGGCATTGTGTCAACATTTCAAATTCCATAAATTTCGGCCACCACATTTGGAACGGAATGGCTAATAGGCTGGAGCAGGGGCAGaagcaggggcagtggcatGGTAGCAATCGAATTCTTTTATCGAAAAATCTGTGCCTCTCCAACGATGCCTAGATATGTATGCTTTTTGCTCCTCATTGTCTGTTTATTTGCTGTGAATTTATTTGACCAGTTGGTCAATATGAAAATACGAAATTGAAATATTCAAAATGGTTCTGCTcttgtatatgtatgtacagcAAAAGAGGCAGAATCAGGCGTAGAAGAAGCAATAGCCAATATGCTCCATCGACACACCCACCTCCTAGTGTTTGCCTCCTAAATCCAAGTGAAATTCCTGACCGGAAAATGTTTCACAAACGTTGGGCAATTAATTTGAAAAAATAATGGAGAAAACTTTTCCATCGAgtttataaaaaatatatttataattGAAAGAGCgggacagagcgagagagggagaaagatAGGAAAGCGGAATTAGAAGAGCCTCGAATAacttttttattatatttaatcAACTGGCAGAATGTTTCCTTGACGAAAAGCATTTTTACTAGATGCCAGGGCTAAACTTTTGCCTAAAGTTGATGCGGTATTTGAAATGCATTTCATAGATTTCAGCAGTAAGAGAAATTAGATGGCTTTAAAGAActattatattatataaaaTGAGCAGGCGGAATAAATAGTGTTTGCTTTGCGAAATGAAAGGGTCTAGAAGTCAAAGGTTGTTCGGGGATATACTTATGTTTATTCAATGTTCTCTCCCCCCAAACACAATGAATGCACGCACGAGGTGAATGTGAATGAAAATATAGAGAAGGAGGTGACTAGTCCACAGGTGGGACTTTCCAAATGGACTGGGGGATGGGATTTCAGTTAGGTTTCTGGATAGCTCGTTAGCCTTTGAGATATATACTCATTCCCTCTGCGATGTGGTCTAACCGACTGGACTGACTGGACAATTTTCCAGCAAACAAAAACCACGTTTCTAACGTGTCCTGCATAGAGAAACcatatacatgtatgtaggTATATAAGTGTATGTATGTTTGAACATATAATTCACCCACAACAAGTAAAACTTTTTCCTTTACTCCCAAATAAGTTGGAAAGCAAACAAAAccacaacgagggggaacgttgtgagttgctgcggacaccgcaactctacatttatacccgatacttagtcagtatggctctcctccggcagacgccgctaatattaagcgacacgacaaagagtgcgtgcgagagagacagaaaatcagtctgagcgtaacgtcgggcgctgcgtagccactgcaaattgatttgttgcttttggctatacgaattatccgatctgatccagattccgcAACCGGAtatatatggtcattctctatgattctgcgtttttagttttctcgaatctgcaatattacggatgcaaaagattttcgtcttttgtgggggcggaagggggttgggcgaaattttgagatatacgttttatagtgagatctaactgaagtgtggataccaaatttggttactctagcattaatagtttctgagatttgtggatgccccagattttcgtccgttACGGGGGCGgtagggggtgtggcgaaattttgacacaaaacggtcaaggtccgatatcacaggagtgtggataccaaatctGGTTGCTGGCTCTtctaggttctgagatccttgaactcatattttgcaatttgcaaaaccgaccatgaaacctgtgtgttagagagatataataattatacgatctggttcagaatttgcactctagaagatatagtcatcctctacgattttgcgttttcagttttctcgtatctctgaatttgtggatgccacagatttttgtgggggcggaagtgggcggggcaaagttttgaaatgtacttgtagcagtgacatatcacagaagtccggatataaaacgtcgttgctctagctcttatagtctttgagcactaggcgctgatagggatggacagacggacggatggacagacggaatgacggacagacagacagggctcaatcgactcggctattgatgctgatcaagaatatatatactttatggggtcggaaacgattccttttggacgttccacacatccactttcaccacaaatctaatataccccaatactcattttgagtatcgggtataaaaaggcaaTGCCAAAAGGTCTTTCTCGCAGGCATtccttcataaataaatttatgaTTTAAAATTCCTCACTCCTTTGTTGGGGAGACAGGGCAGCAAAAGGTTTTAGTGGTTCAACAGAGCTGTGGCCGAGGTTCAACTTAATGGTTGGCCTTTGGTTTGTAAGAATGGTTTCCACTTGGGATCCCTTCCCCAACCAACAAATTAGTCTTCATCAATAATCATCTGGGCAATAATTTATCTAAATAAGTTTTATTTGGTCAGGTCTTGGCGGAAATCACCGAATAAATGGCTTTCCACTCTATTTccggtctctctctctccctgctGGCGATGAGAGTAAGATAAACCAAAAGCAATTACATTCATTCATTCTCGTTTTGATGACCGCCATCCATGGCCATGGGGAATTAGCCAGTTGGTCCGACATATTTGGACATATTTTGCCTGCTGGCtacgtactcgtactcgcactTGTGCCACCTGCCTTGGTAAATACTCCCACTCGCACATTCCGGGTGAATAATTTAGTTACTTCTGCTGAGCCTGAGCCGTAATTAAGTCGTAACAGGTGTGAAAGAGAATCCCCATTTCATTCGCCGTCGAACGTGTCTCTTTCTGTATCTGGATCGGATCTGGGCCTTCACCAGAAATTCAATACTTACCTAGTTAAGTCCAAATTTAGCTTGAATTCAGATTCGGATTGGAGCTTCGTGGATTCGCCTGCGGGCTTTTGCGGAGTTTTGTTTAATGGACAGAGTAATccgaaggaggaggagcacgCATTTGTCTTAATTTTCACAGTCACTTCAATTTTCACTTTGTCGAATGACAAATGCCGGGGGGCGCTTATTTCATTGCTTATTCATACGCCGAAAAAATTTCGCACGGATCCACGGGCACGGTGCGGCGACACGGGGTGGCACGGAAATTCATCGGTGCTGATTAAAGATGCATGCCTAAGGTGCGAGGACTCGTTTCGCTTTTAATTTTGTTCtcgcaaacaaaaacaatgctCCAGAGGCAGAGGAAAAGACAGAGGCAGCATCACCATACCCACGGGGCACCACCACAAATGTCCTGCGGCCCGCAGCCCACACAGAGATAATGTCATCCGATTTCGACTCCCCAAACCGCACGCGTGGAGCAGTGGCACCAGGAGCAGCGATGCCAACACAACGATCCGGCAGGTTTACTGTTTTTGTTAAGTACTCCACAGACAGAGGCTCCCACAACAGCCACCAGAGATGGCGACACAAACTTTCACTGAATGACTGGCTGGATCCTGGGCGGGACTGGCATGGGGATGGGTTCGTCGGGTTGGTGGCGGATGTGGCAGTGTCTACCCCAGCACTTGACACAAGATAAACAATTATTCTCTATGCCACAAAACGAAATGGGCAGAACAAAGACTCGAAAGTGAACCGCATTTCCGAGTGTGAGAACCGTTCCGTAGAGCCCCCAGCGAGCAACTGATGCGAACCCAAAGACTCGGCACAGAGGACAC harbors:
- the LOC117193327 gene encoding uncharacterized protein LOC117193327, coding for MIVERRDVKIVEGEFVKEVNDIYENGDQTEDLAKIIIRFESNEEPLQVQTVVEPEDETISNIDNSDDDEEEYFVSASDPEQSRSSDEEDIPQIRGPRRPKIIRTGQPGRPKKQYNVLNNLSCSDDIETPRTVAEALHSCQIIHGLLSIFRPEKRL
- the LOC117193328 gene encoding secreted RxLR effector protein 161-like — encoded protein: MNMSIIYQKSGEPVKGFADADWANDKLDRKSYSGYVFFLAGSAFSWTSAKQSVVAMSSTEAEYVALSTAAREAVYLQGLLQEIGYSN